The Sardina pilchardus chromosome 5, fSarPil1.1, whole genome shotgun sequence DNA window AAGCATTtcaggtcttgtgtgtgtagcacTTAATGTTTAACCTTCTTAAAAAAATTGTTTGTTCACTTACCAGCTCCCTTCCTCACATCGGCAGGAAGGAGGTCCTCATTGCGGCAGACTTTCTGTTTCACCTTCATTCTAGCCAGAGCAGCTTGCAGACGTGATCGATGCTTCATCATCAGTGTCTTAAAGTGTCCCCCACATTTTAAGCCTTGTCCGAAGAGCAGGTCATACACAAGAACCTAGGGAATGTGCAGGTTTGTATTGATAGCATGCTGGATATATTCCAAATTGTGCTTGCAGGTAAttatgcagacagagagagttgattgtgtcaaaataaaaccaTGATATGGGAAGTAGATGCTGCTATTTAACCGTACAATGGTACACTAAATTGTATCAAGTATGGTTTCCATAATTGTTTTCATCGATGTTGATTCAGCAACCAAAGCATTCAAGATACCTTTGCGAGATTGATTCGGAGCTTGGTTTCTTTGAGCAGCTTGGTAGTGTCAATGATCTCCTGTAATACTGTTGAATACTTCTGTGTCTCGCATACCAGAGCAAAGAGCTGCTTGATGTTCTAAGACGGGAAAGAATACACAGAAAATGCTTGTGAACAAGTTAAATGACCTTAACACATAAACACCATACAGGAGTAGTATACAAACTTGGGATGTAAAAGTCAGCAGAACATACCTGAAACTTACTGTCGTAAACCAAAGTCTTTACAGCTCCTCGTTTCTGTTCAACTTTATCAAGAATATCTGCTGCTTTGTTATACAACGCCATGTTAATTAACTACACACTAAGGCTAATTGAATCGATTATTTATAATTTCATTAACATGAAAAATACCCCAACTCCGATCTGTCCCATCTACTCAAACAGCCCACGTTTGAGCATAAGGATAATTTTCTTTACGGCTGCTGTAAGCATTTGTAATGGTTTACGTCAGACACATTGAGAGATTCGTTCTGCTTTACGGCAGTAGTCACAGCTTGCCTAGTAGCTGGTAGTATTCGGTTTTGAGCTTACTGTAAGAACGGCTGTACTTTTAACGTGTTAGTGAGAAACCTTTGCACGTCAGACAAACCGGTTGTATTGATAACTTCTAAGTAACGCCATAAAACCCCTTGCTTCTGCATTTAGATCCGCTAGCCAGTTAGCTCGTGAACAAACCAACGGTGACTTGGGCTGAGGTGGAACTTGAGACTTCTCAGTGCAACTTGAGTGAGAGCTGATAGCTAGTTAGCCAACTGTAGGTTTGGGGTAACGTGGCATAAACATTTCTATTAAAAATGGAGCCAGCTGCCCTTATAGCCCTTACTTTAATAATCGGAGCCCTGATTCTCCTGGTTGCCGTTGCAGTAACCAAAAGAAAAGGCGAATTGTCTGAACAAGTGGAGCAGAAAGAAGACTCTGGTAACGTTGAGGATCCATTCAGAGATAATGCTGCAGAGTTAATTCAGAGTTATCGTTGGTGTTATTTTGTCCAAGACATTCTAGAACCAGTCTTTaatctaaacaaaaacattaaatgTAAGGCAAACTATTAACATTAGGGTGATGAAAGCGTCGTATCTATGGTTGTACCTGTAACTTCACGTTACTGCACACTGGGAACTGATGTACGTTGAAATGGTCTTATTATTAGATAACTTCCTGATAGAATTGGGATCGATAAATAGGAAGTATGGTAAcagtttatgttttatttgtatgaCTGTACTTTTACACTGTTGCAGTGAGGCTCCAGGTCTTGATCGTAGTAGTTAGGTGTGAGTATGTAAAGGATGCATATTTATGTACCTCGCTGTAATACTTAAATCACAATATTCGGATAAGTGTGTATGTCATGCTTTGCATTCCAGTGGAGGAGAACGTAGCGAAATCAGCCCCAGCCAAAAAGCAGAAAGCCCAGCAGCGTCCAAGGAAGGAGAGAGTCCAACAACATACCTTCACTCACCCGCTGCTGGCTTCCTCTCTAAAAGTAGGTGCAGGTGTTACAtactattttttacagtctatggttacaTAATAATTTCGAAGAACAAATTAAGGCCCGATCAATCCCATTTCTCATTACTTATGGTGTTGTTGGCATTCAAGTCTACACCCTCTTCCACTAATGTTTCACAGTTTATGAAAATACAGTATAAATGGTATCTTTGGTAAATGAAATGTGTTAACTGCTGCTTAGTCATGAAAGGCAAGGCAATGACTTTCTTGTTTGCATTGTTAGGAATATGACATGTGTATTGCTTATAAGAGGTTAATAAATAAGCAGTGTAAGGCCACAAACATCCCAGGCCAAACTTGGATGAGTGCAGGATCCAATAAAACAGTATACAAAGAGAATAAGAATGGTCTGCATACCATGTAGCTCCCATTCATTCACAGTTATTACATCCGCCAAGGATCAggggttgtctgtctgtctgtttgtttgtctgttcgcaagataactcaaaaagttatggtcTAAAAGTTAAGTCTGAAGAACGAAACGATTACATATTGGGAGTGAGCCGTATCACCGTTTTGGGAAAAGCGCTCTCTGAGTACTTTTCTAGTTTTATTGGTTTTGTGACGCTTCGAGCAGTGTCTGAAGAAGAGCCACATGGCTCAAAATATCTGGGCATCGCATGGGTGTACCTCTCTATTTTCAGGCTTGTCTTGAAGACCCAGCTCTCAAGCTGTCCATCTGGTGTATACACCCAGAAATGGGTGGTATTTGTTTGGCTGTTGAGCTCAATTATCAATGACCTTTGTCAGAACTGATGGCTTCATTAAATGCAAATGTGGGTAACGTGTTGTACTAGATAAAGTATTGTATTTCAATGCCTGGATTGTGAAACTCAAGGGGTGATGTAATCGGAGaggttgtttgtgtttcatgATGGTTTTGAACTTTGAATGCTGATAAACTTAAGGTGTTCCACACTAAGTATTCATGTGATGTGATTACACCTGCATGTTGAGGCCACTTGTGTGTGTCAAATATTTTTTACAGAATGAGCTTGTTTATTTTAAGGTGGGGGGGGAGGCAATTTTGATATTCATAAAGTTTGATGTGAAATGTGTTGGTCATCAATAAAATGCTTGTCATCCTTGTTGTAACTGGCAAACAATTTTGTAGCCTGAATGCTGAATATTTCTTTAACAGGTATATACTTTTATGTCTTCAtacttttatgtatttatgtatttatgtatttattggaCTGTAAGAAAATGTTAACCTATTCATTAATTTCCACTCTGTTCACTCTAGAGTCACAACAGCAGTGTGACCTGCATCGATTTCAGCAGTAATGGGAAGTACCTGGCATCATGTGCGGATGACCGCACAGTTCGAATATGGAGTACCAAGGACTTCCTGGATCGGGACCATCGCTGCCTGCGGGCTAATGTAGAGCTAGACCATGCTACACTGGTCCGATTCAGCCCAGACTCAAGGTAGGAACATGATCTAGGAACATTAGATATGTATTACCAAAGTCAAAGATATCCTTTCTGACCATTACCTTTCTGACACTAGGGCCTTCATCACCTGGTTAGCAAACGGAGACACCATACGGATTTTTAAAATGACTAAAAAGGAAGATGGAACATTCATTTTCAAAGCTAATCCAGAAGACTTCCCCCAAAGACACAAGGCAAATGTTATTAATATTGGAATAGCAGAAACAGGTTTGTATGACAGTTTCATGAAACTACAGCAGTGATGTTTACCTGGCAGTAGACATTTCAACTAAATTGATGGCATAGTGAACAAAATGCAGTTGTTATCTGGTTTTGCTGACTTGCTCTATTTTTGTTCAATTTAGGCAAATTCATCATGAGTGCATCTAGTGACACTACTATTCTGGTGTGGGACCTTAAAGGAGAGGTGCTGGCCTCTATAAACACTAACCAGATGACCAACTCCTATGCTTCTATCTCACCATGTGGAAGGTATGTTATTGTTCACTTTGTGGAAAATGTTTCCAACAGTGGCATATCGGTGGAAATGGGCGTAGACTTTGCGTAAAGTTTGAATTAATTAGTCCAGCCAAACCATTGCACAGGGATTCATAACGTAATTTCCTACTTTGACAAAAACCTTTGCAAACTGATAATAAATCACATTGACAGCAAACCTTTTGGTTTAAAAGCATTGTTGTATTGATCATAGCCATACTGTTATCTCAGTGAAAGAAAATGAGCTTAGATACCGGTGGAAAGGGCCTGGCTAATGTTATTGACCAAGTTTGGCAAATGTTGCAGATATTGCTACTTCTACAAATGATAAGATCGTCTCATGTCGTGGGCCAtactcttctgttctctctgtttaAAATACCGGGGACATTTATTTACTGAATCCACAGATGGATTTACAAGTGCAACAGAAGTGTGCCTGTGATTgataatgtttgtttgtgttggacCAGGTTTATTGCTTCCTGTGGTTTCACCCCTGATGTGAAAGTGTGGGAGGTCTGCTTTACGAAGAGCGGGGAGTTTAAAGAGGTGGCGCGGGCGTTTGACCTCAAAGGGCATTCAGCAGGCGTCCACTCGTTTGCCTTCTCAAATGATTCCAGCAGGTATGACACCACTGTTAACAAGCTTGTACAGTATTTTACATCCAGAGGGCCTCCAGCTACATTTAGTACTTATATTTTTAGTTTATGCTGATGGGAGTTCTCTGGCCAGAGGCTTGGCAGACATTTTTGATCCTCCTATCTGATATGATATCTCCCAACAACTTTCCTGTCCCACAGAATGGCGACCGTCTCCAAAGACGGCACGTGGAAGCTGTGGGACACAGACGTGGAGTACAAGAAGCAGCAGGACCCCTACCTCCTCCGCACCGTCCCCTGCAAGTCCTCGGAGGGCAGTCGGATCGCCCTGTCGCCCGACGCGCGCGCGTTGGCCGTGTCCAGCGGCTGCGACATCGCCATGTTCAACGCCGCCACCggcgagctggaggaggagttcCACGGCGTCCACACCGAGGAGATCAACAACCTGAAGTTCGACATCAACGGCCGCTTCCTGGTCTCCAGCGGCGACCGCGCCATCCGCGTGTTGCACAACGCCACGGGCTACCGCGCCGCGATCCAGGACATGCAGGCCATGCTCAAGAAGGCCTCGAATGAGGGCATGAAGCAGCGGCTCC harbors:
- the tbl2 gene encoding transducin beta-like protein 2, coding for MEPAALIALTLIIGALILLVAVAVTKRKGELSEQVEQKEDSVEENVAKSAPAKKQKAQQRPRKERVQQHTFTHPLLASSLKSHNSSVTCIDFSSNGKYLASCADDRTVRIWSTKDFLDRDHRCLRANVELDHATLVRFSPDSRAFITWLANGDTIRIFKMTKKEDGTFIFKANPEDFPQRHKANVINIGIAETGKFIMSASSDTTILVWDLKGEVLASINTNQMTNSYASISPCGRFIASCGFTPDVKVWEVCFTKSGEFKEVARAFDLKGHSAGVHSFAFSNDSSRMATVSKDGTWKLWDTDVEYKKQQDPYLLRTVPCKSSEGSRIALSPDARALAVSSGCDIAMFNAATGELEEEFHGVHTEEINNLKFDINGRFLVSSGDRAIRVLHNATGYRAAIQDMQAMLKKASNEGMKQRLQQQIQDAQSALDTVLAGTSKD